The DNA segment CTGCTTCCATCAGTCTCCAGGGACACTTCCCACCACTGAGGCTTACCAGGTAGTGGCAAAAGCTGCTTGAATTCCAGGCTAATGCCACTTATGCCTGAGGCAGTGTCAGTGGAAAGAATTTGACCATCTGTCAGTGGAGATAAGATCTGTGAGGTTGGGGAGATTTAAATAAGCAGAGCACCTGGGTCGAAGGTGCTCCATGAGGCCTGGTTCCTTCTCCACCTCCCCTCGTAGGCAGATGGTTCAGGAAAGCCTGAAGTTCTCTTCATCCTCTAGGGAGTGTAGTAACAACTGCTGTACCTATAGGCTTGTCTGCTTCACGCCTCCCTGGCCAGTGATCCCCCTCACTTAAGAATTTCAAGGAGACGGCAGGATACTCAAGTCAACCCCGAGGTCCTCAGGTCCAGGCCAACTGGCCTGGCTCTTAGAGGTGATGTTCCCCCACCAGGGCCTCCACTGGAGAGGTGAGGCTGGGGAGCTGACTGTGCTGTGAAGACATGAGCAAGCCGCCAGCAGAACTGGCATCACCTACAAAAGCACACAAGTGACACCCGTGGTCCCCTGCAATCCTCTTTCCTGTTGTCAGACACCAGACGTGGCTCTCTaccagtcccagctgctcagaaccAGAGCTTCGCCTGCCCTGAGGGAGAGATGTAGGAGGCAGACAAGCCCGAGGTGCTGGGGTCTCTGGCCATTACACGTGGCCAGGCCAGTTAAAACTTTATAACCTGCCTCCTGCCAGCTGGAGGTTCCTGCAGTTGGGCCACAGACCTGGCGCCAGGGAGGGGACGAATCTCAAGGCCCCTTTCACTGAAGGCAGGAGCTGTCTGTGCTGggccttccctcccttccccatccaGCGCCACACACGGAGGCTCAGGAGGTCGTGTGTCCCAGCCCCACTTTATTTTCGAATTTAAAACTCAGGGTCAATTCCTGGGGTTCCCAGGCAAGCCCCCCTCGAGCCCACTCACTAGGGGCCAGCCCTAGATCTTGAAGGCCAAGGTGAGGCCATCGCCCAGGGGCAGGAGGCTGATGTAGACCCTGACGTCCCGCCGGATGCGTTCGTTTAGGTTTCGCACACACTCGGCCGCCACGTCCCCTTTCGGAGGTTGCAGCACCTTCCCGCGCCACAGGACCTGCGGGAGGGCGGGGCCAACCGGGCCGTGGGAGGCGGGGCTTCGGAGGGAGGTGCTCGGGCGGAAGGCGGGGGACTCGGAGGGAGGTGCCCGGGCGGGAGGCGGGGTCTTGGAGGGAGGTGCCCAGACGGAAGGCGGGGTCTCGGACGGAGGTGTCTGGGCGGGAGGCGGGGCCTCGGAGGGAGGTGCCCGGGCGGGAGGTGACCAGAGCCGGAGACAGAACCAAAGCGGAGGAAAGCCTGGGTACCGGGGCCGGAGCCCCGCAGGGGGTGTAGCCTACGTGACTGGACTGGGTGGGGCTTTGGGGTATAAGAGGAGTCAAGGGAAGAGATGGGGACCCGGCCCGACAGGGTGCTTTCTCCTCCCCCGCAGTGGATCCCTTACTCTGAGGACGGCGAGGATGCCTCCGGGTCGCAGCAGCTGCAGGCAGCGCTCGTAGTAGGCGGAGCAGTTCTCCTTGTCCGCATCCACCACGGCCACGTCGAAGGTGCCGGCCTCGCCCGCCGCCAGCAGCTCGTCTTGcggggggagggagggcaggtgcGGCTGAGTCCGCGACCCCGGCGGCCCTGAGGCCCCTCCCAGGCCGGCCCGGGCTCTGTGACAACCGGCCCTGCCCTTAACCTGCCCGGCAGGCCCAGTCACAGCTCGGCCACACAGCAGCCTCGTTTGCAATGAATGGCCTCAAAGCCCTTCCCGCTTCGGTGCTCACCCAGGGTCTCCAAGGCGGGCTTCAGCCGGAGGTCGATCTTGTGCTCCGCCTCGGCCTGCGGAGGGAGCGGGTCAGCCGTTGCGCCCCCGCCTGGGGCTGCAGAGCTAGGCGCGGGCGCTCACCTGCCTCCATAGGGGCCGTCCCAGCTCCGGGGGCTGCGCGTCCACCTCGCAGGTCACCACGCGCCCGTCCGCGGGCAgcgccagggccagggccagggcggAGTAGCCCGTGAAGGTGCCTGGGACCAGAACACAGACGGGCTCAGCCCAGAGTGGGAGTCGGCCCGGAAACCTCGGCCCTCCGGGATCCCGGCCGCGTGCCCCTACCCAGGTCCAGCGCCTTCTTGGCCTGGATGAGCCGCGCCAGGTTGGCCAAGAGCTGGGCCTGCTCGCAGGTCATCATAGAATCCCCCTGCGGCTGCTCCAGGGTCAGCTGCGTGAAAGGAGAGGGTGGCACCAGCCATGCAGGTCACCCACCTTCGCCCTGGGGGTCCCAACCCCCGGGGCGCGGTTCTGGGCGTGGCCTGGGGGACTGGCCCTTCGGAACgcccaccgcacccggcccagggaAGCCGGAAGCCCAGGGAGGGCCACGGcccagcccaaggtcacacagccacgtGGGACCCGCAGAGGTCGAGAGGGACGCCCGTTTCCGTCCCGCGCCCTGCTGACCAGCCTCAGGCTTCGCAGCGCCGGGTGCTCCCGCATGGAGCGGCTCAGAAGATACTGCCACAGGGGGCTGTCCTCGGGGGGAAGCAGGCACTGCTCTCGCCGGCCTCGCCATGGGGGGCACCGCCTCCCTGACGGGGAGAGGGTGTTGGGTTAACCTGAGCCACGCCGCGCCCTCCTCTGCGCCCGCCCACCCGCCCGCCGGGACCAGGTCCTGCTCACCCAGGAAGAGGCCAGTGGCGAAGGCGGCGCCCAGCGCGGCTGAGCCCAGGGCCAGCGCGGCGGGCACGGAGAGCCGGGGCACCGGCTGGGTCATGGCGCGGGCAGGAGGCGGCGGGAGGCAGTGACAGGTCACGTGAGCTGGAGCTCCTGGGACAGGTCTTGGACTCGCGGGCCCGCCGGGCTCCACCTTGTCGGGGCACTGCCCGCGGAGCCGCGGTCTCGGGCATCATCTGGCGGCCACACAGCCTTACTGCAAGCCCCGCCCGAGAGAGCCGGGCGCGATCTGGTGGCCGCGCCGGGAACTGCGCCCCTGCGGGGAGCAGGCCAAGCGCCTAGATCTGAATTTTCCCGCCTGTGCCTGCAGTCCAGGTGCCTGCCTCCATTCCCCTCCTGCCAATGCTTTTTTCTCCTCGCCACCATTTATTCTGAGGCCCCTTGGGGGCATATGTGAATTGTGTATGGAGGGCGCCAGTGTAAGTTACAAGATAGTCACAAGTACAAGAGATAGAGATTAAAGGGGGAAGGCCTCCTGGACAAGATGCCCCAAAGCATCAGGCTGAAGGAGTGAGGGAACTGGTTTGAGGGCATGCAGCCTCGAGTTGGGGTTCAGGAGCCCTGGGGTGGGCCTGTGGAACTGAGACCATATTCTTAGCTGTTAAAATCCTGCTTTTGGGGGCCAGATGGATACGAGTGTCTAATCTTGGTCCTGccagtctctctgagcctcagtttccttcctgtAAAATGAGGCCTGCAATCTTACCATAAAAGGAACCAGATCCCACAGCTTCGCACACAGTAACACAATACATAAGTGGCAGCCGCTGTTATGTTGGTAGGTTGAAATGAAGACATCTTGGAGAGAAAGCCGGTGAAGCTCCCTTGCAAGGTTGTTCTGTTGAAACACTGTCCAGAGAACACTGACTGAACCCCTACCATGCGCCAAACTCCGGAGGAGGTGAAAGAcgctgtccttttttttttttttttttttttgagactgagtctcgctctgtcacccaggctggagtgcagtggcacaatctggtctcactgcaacctccacctcctgattcaagcgattctcctgcctcagactctggagtagctgggactacaggcatgcacccctacacccaactaatttttgtattttttgtagagacgggttttgctattttggccaggctggtgtcagactcctggcctcaagtgatctgtttgcctcgtccttccaaagtgctgggattacaggcctgagccatcgtgcctggcgttggtgttcttttttttttttttttttttttggcaaggtcTCTggcaaggctgaagtgcagtggcaagattacTGCTTACTGCAGCATCGAGCTCCCAGGCtcagcaatcctcttgcctcagcctcccaagtagctgggaccacaggcggtcaccactgtgcccagctaatttaaaaaaaaaaaattttttttttaaagagaaggggtcttactatgttgtccaggctggtcttgaactcctggctttaagtgatcctcctgcctcagcctcccaaagtgctgggattacaggtgtgagacccCGTGCCTGGCCTCTGGTTGGTATTCTTAGTGAAGCTGGTTTCAGAGATGCAGGTCACACACAGCTGGCGGGTGGCCTAAGCCTCACGACTTCtgcctctgtgaaatggggttaTGAATAGTCCCAACCTCCTAGGGGACCAAATGAGAAAATCCAGGCTGAGGACTTACACAGGGGACCAAATGAGAAAATCCTGGCACTTAGTGAGCTGTCATGTTACCTTTAAAAGGAGTCAAAGTCGGAAGGGCAGCCGGTTATCCTCCTGCTGCACTGCAGATGTCCCCTGGGGTGGAGGCTgtaagagcctttttttttttttttttttgagatggagtcttgctctgtcgtccaggctggagcccagtggcgcgatctcagctcactgcaacctccacctcccaggttcaagcgattctcctgcctcagcctcctgagtagctgggactacaagcgcccgccaccatgcctggctaatttttgtacttttagtagagacggggtttcaccatattggccaggctggtctcgaactcctgaccatgtgatccgcccgcctcggcctcccaaagtgctgggattacaggcgtgagccaccgcacccggccaagagtcCATTTTAACAACGCTGACTAGGCATTGAGCTCCACTGGGGGGCTTCCCAGGCGGGGGCTCAACCTGAGCGAGGCCCAGAGGCCAGCTTGTTGAGGGGTTAATGAGAGAGTGGCTTGGCTGAGGATGAAGGCCAGAAACTTGCAGTTTCTTGGTCTGAGCTGCAGGAACCTTGGGCCTAGCGGAAGCGAGGAAGGAGGAGGCGGAGCTCTGGGGTGAGGCTACGGGCCGGCCTCTAATCAGAGACAGGGTGGGGCTGGTTCTTTGACCA comes from the Pan troglodytes isolate AG18354 chromosome 8, NHGRI_mPanTro3-v2.0_pri, whole genome shotgun sequence genome and includes:
- the COMTD1 gene encoding catechol O-methyltransferase domain-containing protein 1, coding for MTQPVPRLSVPAALALGSAALGAAFATGLFLGRRCPPWRGRREQCLLPPEDSPLWQYLLSRSMREHPALRSLRLLTLEQPQGDSMMTCEQAQLLANLARLIQAKKALDLGTFTGYSALALALALPADGRVVTCEVDAQPPELGRPLWRQAEAEHKIDLRLKPALETLDELLAAGEAGTFDVAVVDADKENCSAYYERCLQLLRPGGILAVLRVLWRGKVLQPPKGDVAAECVRNLNERIRRDVRVYISLLPLGDGLTLAFKI